A section of the Rhizobium sp. Pop5 genome encodes:
- a CDS encoding nucleoside 2-deoxyribosyltransferase, with the protein MTTIYLAGPEVFLPDAMPIMAEKRRLARQFGFEPTGPGSDENQTPVKRTAAEIYARNDTAMRRAEICLANITPFRGVSADPGTVYEIGFMIALGKSVFAYTNHPDDYGQRVRSIWYAGCEIDETSGRPRGPDGIAIENHGMSDNLMIDGGIEATGGKVFRAAALPADPARDLAVYFEALQTIAGMRAEGGTGSLTVNPTPRASPR; encoded by the coding sequence ATGACCACCATCTACCTTGCCGGCCCTGAAGTCTTCCTTCCGGATGCCATGCCCATCATGGCCGAAAAACGCCGCCTGGCGCGCCAGTTCGGTTTCGAACCAACAGGTCCCGGCAGCGATGAAAACCAGACGCCGGTGAAGCGGACGGCTGCAGAGATCTACGCGCGCAACGATACCGCCATGCGTCGTGCCGAGATCTGCCTTGCCAACATCACGCCCTTCCGCGGCGTCAGCGCCGACCCCGGTACGGTCTATGAGATCGGTTTCATGATTGCGCTGGGAAAATCGGTCTTTGCCTATACCAATCACCCCGACGACTACGGCCAGCGCGTTCGCTCGATCTGGTACGCGGGGTGCGAAATCGATGAGACGAGCGGGCGCCCGCGCGGACCGGATGGCATCGCGATCGAAAATCACGGCATGTCCGACAATCTGATGATCGACGGCGGGATCGAGGCGACGGGAGGCAAGGTGTTCCGTGCGGCAGCGCTCCCGGCGGATCCCGCCCGCGACCTGGCAGTTTATTTTGAAGCGCTTCAGACAATCGCCGGCATGCGTGCTGAGGGTGGCACTGGTTCCCTGACTGTCAACCCTACACCGCGCGCATCGCCTCGATGA